From the genome of Camarhynchus parvulus chromosome 8, STF_HiC, whole genome shotgun sequence, one region includes:
- the PTGS2 gene encoding prostaglandin G/H synthase 2 codes for MSLLPLALLAALLAAGRAANPCCSNPCQNRGVCMTAGPDRYECDCTRTGFYGQNCTTPEFFTWLKLALKPSPNTVHYILTHFQGVWNIINNIPFLRDAIMRYVLTSRSHLIDSPPTYNSDYNYKTWEAYSNLSYYTRSLPPVGLDCPTPMGVKGKKELPDSKLIVEKFLLRRKFIPDPQGTNVMFTFFAQHFTHQFFKTDQKRGPAFTRALGHGVDLNHIYGETLERQLKLRLRKDGKLKYQMIDGEMYPPTVRDTQAEMLYPPHVPEHLRFSVGQEVFGLVPGLMMYATIWLREHNRVCDVLKHQHPEWDDEQLFQTARLILIGETIKIVIEDYVQHLSGYHFKLKFDPELLFNQKFQYQNRIAAEFNTLYHWHPLLPDTFQIHDQEYTFQQFLYNNSIMLEHGLSHMVKSFSKQSAGRVAGGKNVPAAVQKVAKASIDQSRQMRYQSLNEYRKRFMLKPFRSFEELTGEKEMAAELEELYGDIDAMELYPGLLVEKPRPGAIFGETMVEMGAPFSLKGLMGNAICSPEYWKPSTFGGKVGFDIINTASLQKLICNNVKGCPFTAFHILPPEPTEATINVSTSKTAMEDINPTLLLKERSAEL; via the exons atgtcgctgctgcccctggccctgctggccgCGCTGCTGGCCGCCGGCCGCGCCG CCAACCCTTGCTGCTCGAACCCCTGCCAGAACAGAGGCGTCTGCATGACCGCCGGGCCGGATCGCTACGAGTGCGACTGCACCAGGACAGGCTTCTACGGGCAGAACTGCACCACAC CGGAATTCTTCACGTGGCTGAAGCTAGCATTGAAACCATCGCCAAACACTGTCCACTACATCCTCACCCACTTCCAAGGAGTCTGGAATATCATCAACAACATTCCCTTCTTAAGGGACGCTATTATGAGATATGTACTAACGT cAAGATCACACTTGATTGACAGCCCACCAACTTACAATAGTGACTACAATTACAAAACCTGGGAAGCTTATTCCAATCTTTCCTACTACACAAGAAGCCTTCCACCAGTAGGGCTTGACTGCCCAACACCAATGGGTGTTAAAG GGAAGAAAGAGCTCCCGGATTCAAAGCTGATCGTGGAGAAGTTTTTGCTGAGGAGAAAGTTTATTCCCGACCCACAAGGCACAAATGTGATGTTCACCTTCTTTGCCCAGCACTTCACCCACCAGTTCTTCAAGACGGACCAGAAGCGGGGCCCTGCCTTCACCAGAGCGCTCGGCCACGGG GTTGACTTGAACCACATTTATGGAGAGACTCTGGAGAGACAACTTAAACTGAGGCTTCGAAAGGATGGAAAGCTAAAATACCAG ATGATCGATGGAGAAATGTACCCTCCGACGGTGCGGGACACACAGGCAGAGATGCTGTACCCACCCCATGTGCCTGAGCACCTGCGCTTCTCCGTGGGGCAGGAGGTGTTCGGGCTGGTGCCGGGGCTCATGATGTACGCCACGATCTGGCTGCGCGAGCACAACCGCGTCTGCGATGTGCTCAAGCACCAGCACCCCGAGTGGGACGACGAGCAGCTCTTCCAGACCGCCCGGCTCATTCTCATCG GAGAGACAATCAAGATCGTCATAGAGGACTATGTGCAGCACCTGAGTGGGTACCACTTCAAGCTGAAGTTTGACCCTGAGCTGTTGTTCAACCAGAAGTTCCAATACCAGAACCGCATCGCAGCCGAGTTCAACACCCTGTACCACTGGCACCCGCTGCTGCCCGACACCTTCCAGATCCACGACCAGGAGTACACCTTCCAGCAGTTCCTCTACAACAACTCCATCATGCTGGAGCATGGACTATCCCATATGGTCAAATCTTTCTCCAAGCAAAGTGCTGGCAGG GTTGCTGGTGGGAAGAatgttcctgctgcagtgcagaaagTGGCAAAGGCCTCCATTGACCAAAGCAGGCAGATGAGGTACCAGTCCTTGAACGAGTACAGGAAACGCTTCATGCTGAAACCATTCCGATCCTTCGAAGAGCTTACAG gagaaaaagagatggCAgcggagctggaggagctgtaTGGAGACATCGATGCCATGGAGCTGTACCCAGGCCTGCTGGTGGAGAAGCCCCGGCCTGGGGCCATCTTTGGGGAGACCATGGTGGAGATGGGGGCCCCATTCTCCCTGAAGGGGCTGATGGGCAACGCCATCTGCTCTCCTGAGTACTGGAAGCCCAGCACCTTCGGGGGCAAGGTGGGCTTTGACATCATCAACACGGCCTCCCTGCAGAAGCTCATCTGCAACAACGTGAAGGGCTGTCCCTTCACCGCCTTCCACATCCTGCCTCCCGAGCCCACCGAGGCCACCATTAATGTTAGTACCTCAAAAACTGCCATGGAAGATATCAACCCCACGCTCCTGCTGAAAGAGCGCTCTGCCGAGCTGTAG